A single Musa acuminata AAA Group cultivar baxijiao chromosome BXJ2-1, Cavendish_Baxijiao_AAA, whole genome shotgun sequence DNA region contains:
- the LOC135598175 gene encoding protein IQ-DOMAIN 3-like has product MGRRGKWFIAVSRAFNPESNEKKSQKNHKSKRKWKLRRPKHYLPVPSEVAEKSITDATKPPDCYLSQGIKLVKVEDEHSKNAYNVALTSAAAAETADVAAQAAAAVVGLTITRLMGKSREEAAAIKIQTAFRGYLARIALQGLRRLVRLKTLVDGNAAKHQTSNTLHCMQTLARVQSQIRSRRIRMREENQALQRQLQLKHEMELEKQKVGDEWDDSLWSKEQIEANLVNKQEAAIRRERALAYAFSHQWKNSSREVTPTFTNPNNPQWGWSWLERWMASRPWENYNAINKDVNDHAKKASPRVGEQTIKLYAHQDTNLQRTPVDHQKSSHSSSHHSPLTPPSKHSSAGKEKSVSSRAATDDSRSMVSLQSGRRRRQSIAGSSFGDDASLASSPSIPSYMASTESARAKSRFQRPPNNNVETPERGSVNAVKKHLSYPVADKCSILSPARIRRNSDPPKLDVASLKDVAICVEQTSNGGSR; this is encoded by the exons ATGGGAAGGAGAGGGAAGTGGTTTATTGCTGTCAGCAGAGCATTCAACCCTGAGAGCAATGAGAAGAAAAGCCAG AAGAACCACAAATCTAAGAGGAAATGGAAATTGAGGAGACCCAAACATTATCTTCCGGTCCCTTCTGAAGTGGCAGAGAAATCAATTACTGATGCCACCAAACCGccggattgctatctttcacagggCATTAAATTGGTGAAAGTGGAGGATGAACACAGCAAGAATGCCTACAATGTGGCTCTCACCAGTGCTGCTGCAGCAGAAACTGCAGATGTTGCTGCTCAGGCTGCGGCAGCGGTTGTTGGACTCACCATCACAAGACTTATGGGCAAGTCGAGAGAAGAGGCTGCAGCAATCAAGATCCAGACTGCTTTTCGTGGGTACCTG GCAAGGATAGCACTGCAAGGTTTGAGGAGACTTGTCAGGTTGAAGACATTAGTTGACGGTAATGCTGCCAAGCATCAGACGTCAAACACATTACACTGCATGCAAACACTGGCCAGAGTTCAGTCACAGATACGCTCAAGGAGGATCAGAATGAGAGAAGAAAACCAAGCTCTGCAAAGGCAGCTACAGCTGAAACATGAAATGGAACTTGAGAAACAAAAA GTAGGAGATGAATGGGATGACAGTCTCTGGTCAAAAGAACAAATCGAAGCAAATCTAGTTAACAAGCAAGAGGCTGCTATAAGAAGAGAAAGGGCACTAGCATATGCATTTTCTCATCAG TGGAAGAACTCTTCAAGAGAAGTAACCCCGACATTCACAAACCCAAACAATCCACAATGGGGTTGGAGCTGGTTGGAGCGCTGGATGGCATCTAGGCCATGGGAGAACTACAATGCAATAAACAAAGATGTCAATGACCACGCAAAGAAAGCAAGCCCAAGAGTTGGGGAGCAAACAATCAAATTATATGCACATCAGGATACCAATTTGCAAAGGACTCCAGTGGATCATCAGAAGTCAAGCCATTCCTCCAGCCACCATTCACCCTTAACACCCCCTTCCAAACACTCATCTGCAGGAAAAGAGAAATCAGTGAGCTCAAGAGCTGCCACTGACGACTCGAGAAGCATGGTCAGCTTGCAATCAGGGCGTCGAAGGAGGCAAAGCATTGCAGGGTCATCATTCGgggatgatgcaagcctagcaagCTCTCCCAGCATCCCAAGCTACATGGCATCGACAGAATCAGCAAGGGCCAAATCTCGGTTCCAGAGGCCACCAAATAACAATGTGGAAACTCCCGAGAGGGGATCTGTTAATGCGGTAAAGAAGCATCTTTCGTATCCAGTGGCAGATAAGTGCAGCATATTGTCTCCAGCAAGAATTAGGCGCAATTCAGATCCTCCGAAACTGGATGTTGCCTCACTGAAAGATGTAGCTATTTGCGTCGAGCAAACGAGCAATGGTGGGAGCAGGTAG
- the LOC135598174 gene encoding uncharacterized protein LOC135598174, giving the protein MKAKQQVLMAANASLGFQDAMDRIWFHRNILFLAPTGLDLPAMKKMTTSSETQNSEPVPRCNSHKPKYKNKRPTTLVLGLREPPTGVLRSCPSFPTTSSDLKRESRSDRRRSRRRRAMSRSRSSRSVTELENYEVKGFMDLGFVFRKEELSMEIMNIIPGLQRLGKEGRDDEASREEKEEDEGVERPYLSEAWMRHDLSVVSPSLQPRSPYGADMKRQLRFWAREVASVIHHKYVENL; this is encoded by the exons ATGAAAGCTAAGCAGCAGGTGTTGATGGCTGCAAACGCTTCATTAGGCTTCCAAGATGCCATGGACAGAATCTGGTTCCATAGGAACATTCTTTTCTTGGCGCCTACTGGATTAGACCTCCCCGCGATGAAGAAGATGACAACCTCGTCAGAGACGCAAAACTCGGAACCGGTTCCACGATGCAACTCGCACAAG CCTAAATACAAGAACAAGAGACCAACAACATTGGTTCTCGGTTTGCGAGAACCGCCTACGGGAGTACTCCGGTCATGTCCTTCGTTCCCGACGACGAGTTCAGATCTCAAGCGTGAGAGCAGGAGCgacagaagaagaagcagaagaagaagagcgatGAGCAGGTCGCGAAGCTCCAGGAGCGTGACGGAGCTGGAGAACTACGAAGTGAAGGGTTTCATGGACCTGGGTTTTGTGTTCCGGAAGGAGGAGTTGAGCATGGAGATCATGAACATAATCCCAGGGCTGCAGCGGCTGGGAAAGGAAGGGAGAGATGACGAGGCAAGCagagaggaaaaggaagaggacgaAGGCGTGGAGAGGCCATATCTTTCTGAGGCCTGGATGAGACATGATCTCTCAGTCGTCAGCCCATCGCTGCAGCCGAGATCTCCGTATGGAGCTGACATGAAGAGGCAACTCCGTTTCTGGGCCAGAGAGGTGGCTTCTGTCATCCACCACAAATATGTCGAGAACTTGTAA